Proteins found in one Salvia splendens isolate huo1 chromosome 10, SspV2, whole genome shotgun sequence genomic segment:
- the LOC121750872 gene encoding uncharacterized protein LOC121750872, with amino-acid sequence MYENRITNGRFDVPNIRKFEVVGLDLPELDEFRTSSSNREWESDIRVACELLTPSWCPSLSKLLRQLSSSRISLSVHMAFPLSHDYSTAYDGDGLPTPVVEILKVYGDDPQLLPVFLKALLRRCRPKCLTAFNEVYYQRHDATLNWYPAFECYYRRHEIDEEKRDAALLQVMDQ; translated from the exons ATGTATGAAAACAGGATTACGAATGGGAGGTTCGATGTTCCAAATATTAGAAAATTTGAGGTGGTGGGGCTTGATTTGCCAGAGCTGGATGAGTTCAGAACAAGTAGTAGTAATAGGGAATGGGAGTCAGATATACGTGTAGCGTGTGAGCTGCTTACTCCATCATGGTGCCCTTCTTTGAGCAAACTCTTGAGGCAGTTGAGCTCATCCCGAATATCTCTATCTGTGCATATGGCTTTTCCTCTTTCGCATGATTATAGTACTGCATATGATGGAGATGGTTTACCTACACCTGTAGTAGAGATATTGAAGGTATATGGTGATGATCCACAACTGCTACCTGTTTTCCTAAAGGCCTTGCTCCGGAGATGTCGCCCCAAATGCTTAACCGCGTTTAATGAGGTGTACTATCAAAGGCATGATGCTACCTTGAACTGGTATCCTGCATTTGAATGCTATTATCGAAGACATGAAATAG ATGAGGAGAAAAGAGATGCTGCACTATTACAAGTCATGGACCAGTGA